The Populus nigra chromosome 4, ddPopNigr1.1, whole genome shotgun sequence genome contains the following window.
CAAAATCGAGTTATGACAATTGTCTTCTTTTTATAATACTTATGGTACAAAgacattgaagaaaaatcatttttcttttacttaatATAGTAAGTTTTTAAAGAacataatagaaaagaaaagaaaagaattaatgCTCGAAAGAAAATTCCAATTGGATTAGTGGCCTTTACTTGAAgtaaaaatgcttttttaaaaaattgattgttaGATTGATGAGCTTTGTCTAAAATAAAAGTCTCATTGGATTAATTGGTtttactttgaaataaaaatgcctcttaaaaaaaattcacttccATCAAAttcataggattttttttctgaaataaaaTTGCCATTGGatcatttgacaaaaaaaaattagagaatcaGTGAgtcaaaattaggttatgacaactAGTGTATGTGAGGGTGGTTGTGTGGGTTTTGGACGGAGAAGGTGGTGTTTGGTTCATGGTCGTTGTGgtggagagaaaaagaaaagggttcgGTTAGGAGGAGGAAGATGGGACAGTGATTTGGTAGCAGGGCGATGTGACTATGATGGAGTTGTTGTGACGTTGGAGTTGTGAGGGAAAGGTTGTCAAGGCCGAAGATGGTGACTGGAGAGAGATGAAAGGAAGGTGATCAACGACAAGGTTTTTGTACATGGAGgcgagtttatttttttttttttgctttttttttctagttggtttttgtttttgttttttctattttttttctcttcttagtcTATTTTTTCGTTAGCCTTTTCCTATTCTTTTCTCTCTAGGTTTTTCTAACAtgtctatcttttttttcttcttatgctTCAATTTATAGTGTAGAGGAACctatcaatttgaaaaataaaatcaaaatattaaaagatttttatattctttcatttttaaatgaggattttaaatttaaaaattttatggttaaagattaatttattttattttattaaattatgcaTAATCTCTTCCTTTCCTTCTTGAATTCAATGAGATCCATAATTGGTgattttctaaatatctttattaaaaatatactttttgtTGCATGCTTGTCATTTCGCTCCCTaatctgttttctttttatttctattttctattttttatataaaaacttttcatataaaataagataagtaaaatgccataaatcatgaaacaaTCGTAAATTAGTTGAATCACACTGGAAAGATATTTTCTTGTGAACTtaaaatgcattgaaaaaatAGGGGTAAAAATTATGTTATGACAATGTTGGAGGTAATATATTTATGgtgaaaatgctaaaataaaagGTGATGGTGAAgtgaatgtaaaaaataatggtttAATGATCATAATGGTGaaggataataataatgatttttattataatgttagGGTGATATTATTGGTGATGTGGTGGTGATAATGATAGTAACCACATGtaagaaattaagaatataaaatataaaaaaactattttagtttttttaaattgttcatAAAAATGTTGTAGctcaaccaaatatattttttaagtttggaaAATTTACACCTAACATCCTATTTGATCGAATTACATTTGTCTAtcgagttttgaaaaattacaggCATCCTAAACCTTAGTGCGCGCATAAAAATTTACATCCTGTACCTAGAgtgtaaaaaaatcaacaaaaattatctaattatttacAGGTTTgccattattttctatttaatgactaaaaagcctttataatattaatatcacaAGATTGCCATCAAACTAATATTACAATTCTgctaaaaattagaaaagaactAAAACTTGGTATCTTATCAAACACTTTGTGTTCAATAcataattaatcataattttacatGATCCATTTAAAACGAACACCAACTACAGAACCTAAAAGATTATGACCCTATTTACtactttcaaatcttatttactATTCTTAATACCTACAAgtcatataagaaaaaaaaactaatttcattacaaactttaaaaaaccataaacctTGGATTCTAAAATAAATCACCACAAAAAACCTCATCAAGATTAAGGTCATCAACTTTACAATGaatctattttctttattttcttagacAAGATGGTCTAAGATTTAGATCACATGTAACTAtgcctttaattttcttgttttgaagaaaaatagaggataaagatgaaaaaaagcACTAGTTCCCAATTCCTAACTTGCTTATTGTAGTGAACAAACCACCTTTTACATACTGAAAATGGTAGATAAATTACTACTTGTTTAGATTTAAACCAAGTTAGAGCAGTCTGAACATGAATTGTATAGAAAGATAAAatgtatgtatattttcagagtagACTAAACAGTCATGACTGTATTATTTTATGCTTGTTTCTTTGTTCTCATTGATTCTCTAGCAAAACTCATTCCAGCAAGCTCAATAATACATGAGAACACATGAACATGGTTAACTTTTGATCGAATTGTGGCGTACACTAGGAGTTTTaatatgtgtttgatattgtagtgcaatttgttttttaaaagttttttttaattaaaaatacatcaaaatgatttatttattttattgtttttaatttttgacatcaaaatatccaaaaatacctaaaaaaaagcatcaaattatagtttttttatgtgaaaagcactttaaaaaacagtttgaaactaaaaaacaaacacacctttaaaaaaattcacatgcCTGTCTCGTTTTCCTTATCTAAACCAATTTCATTTGATGTTTAGAATGAGATAAATTATtacaaacaataatttttaggtttgatttagggttttgaaattgaaaaaattattacgATGGAAGCGAAACTTTCGATGAGAAGTTCAATATGTAGTTTGatgggattttttatttattagatgtgaggttaatttgatcattttattagattttattttttttgttaattttttaaaatttagtagaaatgcaattttgattaaatataagagGTTAGTagtaatcttttaaaaaataaaacaataaatacaatgAACAAAACAATGCACTAAATGAAAACTTGCTacaaacaagagagagagagagagatccacCAAATAAAATTGGCAAGAAATAAAGGCAAAGGGGACACAAACAAGAAATTGCAAATGGCAAAAAGGCCAAgtgtcaaaagaaaagaaataataaataaaataaaaataaaatgttactGACTTTACAAAGCAAAGCTAATAAGTGTAAGGAGGCAGTTGAGAGTTGGGTAGCCTCCCTCCCCCCCTCCTCACCTCCCTTCATTTTCATCAATCAAAAGCGGGTATTCCCACGCCTTCTTCCCTCGTGTTCTCCGCCCCCTCTTTCCCTTCTTATACTCCCTTTCCCCTACTCCTTCTTCCCctcacttctcttctcttttcctttcccATTCTAAATGGCATCAGCTTCAGCTTTCTCTGCTACCAAATTCACCCAGCCGTTTTCTCTCAACGGCACTACCTCCAGATCTCATGAAAAGCACCAATCTTTCTTTGATCCTCTTAGGACTGCCccttcttcctcctcttttctTGGATCCACCCGCAAACTTCGCCTTAGTTCTGCTTCCAAATCCAAGCTTTTGGCGAATCCCAACCGTCGATCGGCTGTTGTTGCTGTCTCTGATGTTGTCAAGGAAAAGAAGGTCAAATCTACCACCAATCTGGTAACCAATTCCACAATTAACCTCTCCACTATTTCCCTTATCGAATGcttctgttttgattttattttggctTTTTTGTGCTTTTGTTTGCATTTCTGTGCACAAGAGACTGATTATCGTATACCATTTTAAGCTTTAATTGAAATCATgtcattttctttgtcaattaggatgacattaaattaaatcccaagttttaatttttaaattgattgtaACTATGTAATTAGCTTTGTGATTTAATTAGATGCATTGCTATACATTTAAAACGGAGAAGCTTCGTATGCGTTGATATGTTAAAGCTACTTTTGTGAATTCTGATGAACGAAATAGAAATCAAGAacgtttctttcttcttctctttttactCATTTAATTATTGGTGTCTTTAGTTGATCACTAAAGAAGAAGGATTGGAGGTATATGAAGATATGATATTGGGCAGAGCTTTCGAGGACATGTGTGCCCAGATGTATTATAGAGGCAAAatgtttggttttgttcatCTTTACAATGGTCAAGAGGCTGTCTCAACTGGGTTCATCAAGCTTTTGAAGCGGGAGGATTCTGTTGTCAGTACTTATCGTGATCATGTACATGCTTTAAGTAAGGGAGTCCCAGCTCGTGCTGTCATGAGCGAGCTCTTTGGCAAGACTACTGGGTGTTGCCGGGGCCAAGGTGGATCTATGCACATGTTCTCGAAAGAGCACAACTTGATTGGTGGGTTTGCTTTTATTGGAGAGGGAATTCCAGTGGCTACTGGTGCAGCATTTTCCAGCAAGTATAGGAGGGAGGTTTTGAAGGAGGCGGATTGTGATCATGTGACATTGGCCTTTTTTGGTGATGGTACTTGTAACAATGGGCAGTTCTTTGAGTGTTTGAACATGGCAGCATTGTGGAAATTGCCCATCGTGTTTGTTGTTGAGAATAACTTGTGGGCTATTGGGATGTCACATGTGAGGGCAACTTCGGATCCAGAGATTTGGAAGAAGGGTCCAGCATTTGGGATGCCAGGTGTTCATGTTGATGGAATGGATGTTTTGAAGGTGAGGGAGGTGGCCAAGGAGGCAATTGGAAGGGCTAGGAGAGGAGAAGGACCAACATTGGTGGAATGTGAAACTTACAGGTTTAGAGGACACTCATTGGCCGATCCTGATGAGCTTCGTGACCCTGGTGAGCATTTACATTTTGGTTCTCGTTGTTTGGCTGTCTATTTTATTCCTGGTCattgattaatttaatgaatttgcATTTAGcatttcaatttgatcattgttaTTTTCTCTTTAGAATCCCATTTCTTCTATGTTTTGTGACTTAGCTTTTGCCTTTGCAAGTTTAAATGATATGAAGGACACCAGGCCCTGTATGATTTTTGTGAAATGCTTCTGATTTTTTCCATTTCCTGTGCCTATTGAAATATCTACCATTTACAGTAATAAAATTGTTTTCCATTTCTCCATCTTGATTTGACGCAATATGGAGCAAAAAGTTCAAAATGAGTTGCCAACTATGTATAGGTTTATTGAGGCTTGTTTGAGTTAAATTCTGGTTATTATTGACCCTGCTAGTGCACAGCTTTACTTTTTAAGGAggtgttttattatttagtaaACTTTTTTCATCTGCACCTTTTCGTTCCCTTTCTTGTCttgtgtttcttcttcttgGCTCTTCAGCAGAGTTAAAAACCTTCCCATCTGTTATTGTGGTATCATAGTATTAGCACAGAGTTCTTCACAACATCTTATTGCAATGATGTCTACTATCCTTTCTATCCAATTTCATTTGTTGGTTTGTTTTCCTCTAAATGAATGCCTTTACATTATGATACCATGACAAAAACCAAGCTACTGTGAAATAAGCTCTAGTGATTAGTTTCCAACAATGCTAGTCCAGAAAAGGAAATATGTTACTTGGGAGATTCCCTTTTATATTATCTGTGGTGGTCAGTAGGCCTAACAAGCATTTACATATAATCTCATTGAGGTATTCAATATCTCAATAGAGCACCTTGAAATGATTCGGTAAAACACGAGATACTAGTATTCGATATTctgttttatagttttgtttcATAAGCCCAGGCACATTTCTCTCCCTCAATCTCTTGGTTCATTTTGGCAGCTGAGAAGGCTCACTATGCTGCTAGAGATCCCATCACAGCCTTGAAGAAGTACATGATTGAGAACAGCCTTGCCAGTGAAGCAGAGCTAAAGGCTATTGAGAAGAAGATAGACGAAGTGGTTGAGGAGGCTGTTGAATTTGCAGATGAGAGCCCTCATCCATCACGCAGCCAGTTACTTGAGAATGTCTTTGCTGATCCAAAGGGCTTTGGAATTGGACCTGATGGCCGGTATAGATGTGAGGATCCAAAATTCACAGAAGGTACGGCTTGTGTCTAGGTGTTTGAAGTGGAACATTCATCAACTCCAGTTGTGCTCGTTGGTCTGCACAGCTCCATATTCATTAAAGCTGGTCATTTGTTGCCGCCCTAAATTACTGTGTAAGCAAGTTATGTTGTTTAGTTTACCTTTTCAATCTTAGATTTTGGCTTTGTTCTCTTAAGCATGTCCGTTCATTGTACTAGCGTTTTGAATAACAAACCTCCAATGGACTAATGGTTCTTGGTTCATATAGCTTCGAATGTTTGTACCAATGGATAATGGCTCcgaattttgcaattttttagCCCATCTTGCTgccattaagttttttttttgttttgttagctAATTATTGCAGCCAGCAATATCAGTTAAATTTCAAGGATCACATGGTTTGTGCATGTGTTCCAAATATCGTCGGATGAAAATGATATGGTTGGATATACAGCATTATCTGACGATTATATCAAAGAAATTGCAATCATCACACGGAGCACTGCCAAATTGTTAATCTTTGTCCTGCTAATCGTTAGCTTAGCTaaagaaggagagagaaggagagagcGGGAGTTCGCTCCTAAAAGAATTAGTGGTTTGAGCATGTAGGGTCTTGTTGAGATTTGGCGACGCAAACTACGGCACACTTCAATGATACTGGGAAAGGTACTCCATGTAGTTAACCGTATCTGGTGGCTAACAGGGCTTTTCTGGTGGCAGAGCAAGTATTTGTCTGTTTTCCGGATGTCCGTGTGAATACAAACAGAATCAGCGAGGTCCCCAAAAGCACTCCATGTGACCCGAACAAATATACCACGAGAGAACAAGATGCTACCAAGAAAAGAGCGGTGAAAATCTGACGAAAATTCCTTTCTTCACAGAATAAACGTCGTCGCAAATCAGAAATAAACACCAGTTTGAAACAGACCGTATTCTTAATCTCACAGAACACAATTGCTGGCAAACTAATTATGCATTATCTGGTTGTAAAATGAATCGTGAGAGATTTATCGAAAAAATAAGTATGTGAAGTTGATTCTAATACTCTTTGCATATAGTAGTCCACCGAAGCAAATATAAGAAGTTGATTCGGCGAGCTTCCCAATCTGAACAGCCAAAATTTCTTATTTGTCTCATAAAATCTTGAAGAATGTTTATACACTTCCTAAATTTCAAAAGTACAACGCTCAAATAAGCTCAAGATGATGGCGAAAAAATGCGTACTTCAATTGAAATAGAGAACAAAAGGAGCACAAACGGCAGacaaaataacattaaactaAGAGCAACTACAAGGTGATTCTTATCATTCACATGGCGGGCAAAAAGAATATGCAAGGGACATTTCTGCACCAAAATAGATGGGATCACAACTTCAAAGCAGCAATCGCTTCAGGTTTAAAATCAACCCTTAGACCCAACACTCGCCTAACCTCTGCAGGGGTTAGTCTCCAGGTCATAGGTCCTGAGTTCTCACCCCAGAAATCCAGAATCTCAGATACTTTTTCTAAGTTGAGGATAGTTGCCATTTGAGTGAGACGAGCAAACTTGTCTCTCACAGTCCTCTGAGTCATGCTTGAGAAATGGCTTACCAATGCCCTCACATCCCTGTCAAGCTGAAGGCCTCCAAGCTGACTGAACCTCTTCTGCATCATGATCACTTCAAGCCTCTTCACAATGAAGTCAATGACCAAATGTACAAATGAATCATAATTGTTGGCAGTCATTAGAGGCTGGAGCCACGATACATTTGTCTCAACAGAGTGGAGAAGCCTCTGGACCCATGGGTCATTCACCTCATTATCTGCATATTCAGCTTCAGATAATTCATAACTGATAGTTGCTACACTATCTAATACTGGACGGATTCGAGGTGTAACAGTTGCCACTAGTTGTTCCATGCCAGCATTCAGGGCTTGCTTGAAAGTACTGCTCACATCACCCAACTCAGACAAACAAGATTTCACCCTTTCTCTATCTGCTGATGCAGGGAATGCCTGTTGAAATTATTGCAGTAGGTTTAATTGTTAGACATTGAGGTGATTTCAACAAACAAGGAATAAAAGCAATTCAAGTGATTGAAATCAACCATGTCAACAAACAAGTATCCTAACAAAGAAAACGAACATGGAAGGAGTAACTATTGAAATTATTGTGGACACTTTAATTATAAGCAATGAGGTGGTTTCAACAAACAAGCAAGAAAAGCAATCCAGGAGTTCGAAAACAACCATGTCAAAGGGCACAACAGAGCATAagcaacaaaataaacaaaaggatCATCGAAATATGCTCGAGAAACATCCATACTCATTTAATTGCAATATTTAGTTCAACATAAAAGATAAGAATCAGCCATACATTAAATGTAGACGATGATGCCAATTcttctgatttcttttttattccttgAAGTTCATGACATCTCTATCATTTCACATACCATAACAGGTTCTATGTGGAACATTAATGGATAACAAACATATTCTAACAGTCTAACTTATAGTGTGACTAAATCAAAAATCACAAGCAAGTTAACATGCAAGGCATAGACTAGCAAGCACAACAGCTATTTCTTTTGGTTACTTAAAGCAAGAATTATAACTTACCTCAGCAcattgctcttcaatctcatgcTTCAACTTCAAGACATACTCGCCACTCACATCCATATTATTCAATGCAGTGGCAAACTCAGTCCCAGTCTTTTGTACACCAACACCACCCAAAAACAGCTTTGCACCAAGGTTTAGTTCTCTCATTTTCTGTTGCAAAGCTTCATGGTATTCATTACTTAACAAACTACCTGCAGCACTCAAGACTGCAATCACAGAATTAACGTTTGAAGTTGATATTGCCCTTCTCAAGCAACTTTGAAGAACATAGAACACATCGTCAACAGTAGACGTTGTAAGGCTATCAGGCACATGCTCATCAATCTTAATAGCTTTCCTTACATTTTCAACCATAAAGAATCCCTCTAAAATCACATAAAACCCAGTGATCTCCTGAACAACTCTACTAAAACTCCCACTCCTAAATGATTTAGTAGCTCGTGGAACCAACTCGGGATCAACAGAGCTCAACCCTTTAATCTTCGAAACCATGAATTCTGTATAATCCTCACCTAATTGCATCAATGACAATATCTCTTCTAAATACAACTCAATCTCTCTTGGGTCTGGCCCTTCCGGTGCACCAACAGCAAGTAAATTCTTATTCTGTGCATTAATCTCCGACGCCAACTTCCCCAGTTTCCTATACTCCatatatttcttcaaaatcaaagaACCCCTCGAATCACACTCCTCTTGTAATTCGCAAATTGCATAAACAATCCCATCTTCACCACACAAACCCCTCAATatctcatcattttcttcaataGCCAAAACAATATCCTTAAACAAATTCGTCAAACCCCCAACAAAATTAACATTACTACTAACATTACTATTATTATAACTCTGTTCCATTAACTCCACTAAATTCTCAAACTCAAGCCTAGATCGCATCGAAATCACTTTCTTTAAATATCCAACATAAACCTGCAAGCCCTCTTCTTCCAATCCTAGAGGCGAAAAAAGCCTGATAAACCTTAAAATCGTCGAATGATCCCTGGAATCCACCGCAGCGGACAACTTCTTGCCCACAATTCCTTCGAGCGTTCTCTTCGACGCCAACAACTGCTCTCTCTGATCCGATCCAGAATCTTTATACTTTGCATCAATCTGCAAAAATGTCTGCACATACTTGGCAGCAGACTCATAATCCTCTTTTTCAAGCGCATTCTTCACTCCTTCAATACAATTCCCTCTCTCAACAATCGCATCAATACGCAAGAGGGTGGAATTAACACGCGACTGAGCAAGATCGAGCTCACGCACTTTGGCACTCACGTGATCTGCTAAATCGCAGGTGGAGCGGACATTGGAGTGCATGTGGTCGAAATCGGCTTTGACAATCTCGAGAACATCAGCGGATTTTTGGAGGTGATGGAGATTCTTGTCGAGATCGGAACGTTGGGATAAAAGAGTATCGAGGTTGAGGTCGAGACCGCGTTGGTAGGCTATGCATTCGTGGAGGAGACGAGTCATGGCGCCTACGTCTGTTAGGTTGCGAACGTGGTCTAAGGCTTCAGGGGTGCCGAATTTAATAGAGGGAGAGTTGAGGGTGGTTTCGTCTTCTTGTTGGGGTTCTTCTTGTAGTGGTTGTGGTTGGGGTTTTGGGGATTTCGTGACTGCTCCATTTGGGGTTGCtaccatttttgtttctttttggatCCTGGATCTggagggggaggaggaggaTATTGATGAACAAACAGATGATGGAGTGATGAGCGGTGTTTTGATCTTTCACctgttttaagtttgtttggGTTTCTTTATTTTCGGGTCATATAGATCCATACAAACCCATACCACCGTCTACGGTACTCAATTAACTCATCTTCATTGTTTTTCTGTTctccttttttaataaaaaaaaattatatttttcttattttaaatactATTTATGAGAAATGGAGCGGCTATAGCCTATATGTCAATGGAAATTATATTTcacctttcaatttttttttatatattttcttcttttttattaaaatgtttttcttagGAAAAAAATGTATAATACCATGAgcacatattatatttttacacgTATTGtatcttattaatttattaaaaaatgatttaaatgaaaaaagaattagattagtatgtatttttttttaaattatcatttaattgtgcattcataattttatcacaaatgaaatttaaattctcTCTTATATTTGTAAAAGGGTCGATCCgccttttcaaaacaaatatccATGCAAATTTTGGAGCTGGAGGCTCCGTTTCGCAAATGGGCTGACCAACCATATCCACTTGGAAAGTTTGGAGCTCATTTCTCCAATGGCCACCCGCAGCAGGCTCTTAGGAGGACCCGACACTACTCTCTTCTCCTCTCGAAACTAAAACCAAAGCAGCAGCTACACCAACGACAACCTCTATATCATTCTCTCCGCCAATCCAACTTCAGTACCCCAAAACTCTGCTGCTGCTTGTTCCGCTCTAACTCTCTTCACTTGCCCTCAAGAAAAGGTCTCACTGTTTTAGCAGTTGAAGATAAGGAACCCGAGATTGCGGAGGAGATTAACAACTTGAGCCAGGAGAATGGTGACTTTGAATCCGAGAAGCAAACCAAACCATGCGAACTATACGTCTGTAATCTTCCAAGGTGTTCCGACATTGCAGACCTTGTAGAAATGCTCATGTCTTTCGGCCCTGTTCTTTCTGTTgaggtatatatatttttgctatCACTTTGGACCCTTCCTTTCTTCTTAGTGACATCTGGGTTGGGTTATATAAAGAAATACgaattctagtttatttttcaaaatttggaTTCGATCATCTGAAATTCAGACAACTGTGTCCTCACTCGATTcaagtgaatttttattttggttctatTGCAGCTATgattaatcgattttttttcattgttttgatgCAATTGCAACAGCTACACTATATAATTTGGAAACTTGGTGGGATTTTAGCCAAAAATTGGAAAGATGAAATTCTATCAAGCATGGTAGATAGGCTTTttgctgaaattaaaaagattgaaaCGAAATTAACCTGGTGGGAAGGTGGAAGCTTGGGTTTTAGCTGAATATAAAAAGTGAAACAAGATTCTTCACTTATAAAGCTGTGGGATTGCACTCTCAAGTTTTCGGTTCCTTGTTGAGTTAATTGCAGGTTTCTCGGAACCCTGAGACCGGTGTAAGCCGAGGATGTCGTTACATCACAATGAGTTCTATAGAGTCGTCAAGGAATGCAGTCTCTGCATTGGATGGATCAGTTGAGTGTGAACTAGctaccatttttttattatcattgtaaTTATTTCTGTATCTGATTAACAAACATATTGCCTGAATTCGTTTACTATTTTCAAGGATGTCGGTGGCAGGGAGAAGGAACCCTGAGGCTCTGAACTCAGCACCCACAAAACACCTATTTTATGAAAGTCCACATAAGTTGTGCATAGGCATCTTCCCTGGAGTACAAAACTGGAGTAGCTGAGGAATCTATTTAGCCAGTTTGGGGTTGTGGATAGTGCAAGGGTGTTGTATGATCGTAGAGGAGGAAAGAACCGTACTTATGCCTtcctttcattttcatcttctgCAGAACGCGATGCTGCACTTTCAATGAATGGAGCAGTTAAGCTCAGTAGCATCCTCCCTTCTTtcaactttctctcttctttcactTCGTTTGTCATTGTTACccattaattgaatttttcttgcgGGACTTCCATGATCGTGTTTTAGTTGTTAAAAGAGGGGTTGAGAGACGACCAAGCTCTGACTGAGATTTTGCTGCTTGCATATATGTAAGGAGGCTGGACAAATACAATAGCTCGAAGCATTCTCCTTACTTGAAAGTTTAAGCATTCTAATTAGCTGAAACTAATATTGCATATTCATGTGCTCTGATATACTCTCGTAGCCTCTTGTTTTCTGAAAAAAGCTGTGTGTATATACTCTTTATCTTTTCCCAATATCTTAGTTTCTGAGTTTGGTGTCGCTGAAGTAGTGATATTTTCCAGTTCATGATAATTTGGAGGTGTGGATTATATATTGGCACCCAGATTAAGCTTGGTACTATGCGTACACAAGGgaaagggagagggagagagatgaATCATATAATCAGAGGGACATGTTACCACTTTTCCATATTGGTCTGGCATGGGAAATATTTTAGCTTGCAACTTCCTGGAAAAAATCATGCATTACGAGATTGATTACTTAGC
Protein-coding sequences here:
- the LOC133691989 gene encoding pyruvate dehydrogenase E1 component subunit alpha-3, chloroplastic, which gives rise to MASASAFSATKFTQPFSLNGTTSRSHEKHQSFFDPLRTAPSSSSFLGSTRKLRLSSASKSKLLANPNRRSAVVAVSDVVKEKKVKSTTNLLITKEEGLEVYEDMILGRAFEDMCAQMYYRGKMFGFVHLYNGQEAVSTGFIKLLKREDSVVSTYRDHVHALSKGVPARAVMSELFGKTTGCCRGQGGSMHMFSKEHNLIGGFAFIGEGIPVATGAAFSSKYRREVLKEADCDHVTLAFFGDGTCNNGQFFECLNMAALWKLPIVFVVENNLWAIGMSHVRATSDPEIWKKGPAFGMPGVHVDGMDVLKVREVAKEAIGRARRGEGPTLVECETYRFRGHSLADPDELRDPAEKAHYAARDPITALKKYMIENSLASEAELKAIEKKIDEVVEEAVEFADESPHPSRSQLLENVFADPKGFGIGPDGRYRCEDPKFTEGTACV
- the LOC133691988 gene encoding conserved oligomeric Golgi complex subunit 4, which produces MVATPNGAVTKSPKPQPQPLQEEPQQEDETTLNSPSIKFGTPEALDHVRNLTDVGAMTRLLHECIAYQRGLDLNLDTLLSQRSDLDKNLHHLQKSADVLEIVKADFDHMHSNVRSTCDLADHVSAKVRELDLAQSRVNSTLLRIDAIVERGNCIEGVKNALEKEDYESAAKYVQTFLQIDAKYKDSGSDQREQLLASKRTLEGIVGKKLSAAVDSRDHSTILRFIRLFSPLGLEEEGLQVYVGYLKKVISMRSRLEFENLVELMEQSYNNSNVSSNVNFVGGLTNLFKDIVLAIEENDEILRGLCGEDGIVYAICELQEECDSRGSLILKKYMEYRKLGKLASEINAQNKNLLAVGAPEGPDPREIELYLEEILSLMQLGEDYTEFMVSKIKGLSSVDPELVPRATKSFRSGSFSRVVQEITGFYVILEGFFMVENVRKAIKIDEHVPDSLTTSTVDDVFYVLQSCLRRAISTSNVNSVIAVLSAAGSLLSNEYHEALQQKMRELNLGAKLFLGGVGVQKTGTEFATALNNMDVSGEYVLKLKHEIEEQCAEAFPASADRERVKSCLSELGDVSSTFKQALNAGMEQLVATVTPRIRPVLDSVATISYELSEAEYADNEVNDPWVQRLLHSVETNVSWLQPLMTANNYDSFVHLVIDFIVKRLEVIMMQKRFSQLGGLQLDRDVRALVSHFSSMTQRTVRDKFARLTQMATILNLEKVSEILDFWGENSGPMTWRLTPAEVRRVLGLRVDFKPEAIAALKL
- the LOC133691794 gene encoding LOW QUALITY PROTEIN: 28 kDa ribonucleoprotein, chloroplastic-like (The sequence of the model RefSeq protein was modified relative to this genomic sequence to represent the inferred CDS: inserted 1 base in 1 codon; substituted 1 base at 1 genomic stop codon) — its product is MQILELEAPFRKWADQPYPLGKFGAHFSNGHPQQALRRTRHYSLLLSKLKPKQQLHQRQPLYHSLRQSNFSTPKLCCCLFRSNSLHLPSRKGLTVLAVEDKEPEIAEEINNLSQENGDFESEKQTKPCELYVCNLPRCSDIADLVEMLMSFGPVLSVEVSRNPETGVSRGCRYITMSSIESSRNAVSALDGSVEMSVAGRRNPEALNSAPTKHLFYESPHKLCIGXLPWSTKLEXLRNLFSQFGVVDSARVLYDRRGGKNRTYAFLSFSSSAERDAALSMNGAVKLSSILPSFNFLSSFTSFVIVTH